The window AGCATCGGTTCGGTGTGCAATTTGCTGTATTACCTCAGCAGTGCTTTCTGCTATCTCTGATGCTACACGTCCAGATTGCGTCGTAAGGGTGACGGTAGCAAAGAGTATCTCACTGTGGATAATTATATCGGCGATGCGAGCAATATGCGTTTGGGTGTGCCGTTTTCCGGGTAGGATTGTTCCTAAGTTAAGAAACTCGATTCCTAATGTCCGTGCATCGGATTCCAACCTTAAGATTGTATCTACGTCCCGATTCTCATCCCAAATTTGACAACTTACACGAGTTGTTTGGACCTCGAAACCATTCGTCTCAAAATAGGTTTGACAGTCAGCGTTAAATTTTGCTGCACGTTGAAGTTGGTATGGCGAAAAAGGGAGTGGAATGCCTGTAGTAATCGTTCGGATTTTCATATTGATCGTATTAACCCATCAAGCTTGATCTTCGCCATAAAGTCCTATATGCCGATAACGCTCATATCTTTGTTGAATCAGTTGTTGCGGTGTCATCTGCATCAGTTCCGTGAGATGCTTACGGACTGCGCGTTTGACGTTACGGGCAGCGGCTTCCGCATCTCTGTGTGCGCCGCCGAGTGGTTCGCGGATAATTTGATCAATAATCTCTAACTTAAGCAGATCTGGGGCAGTCGGTTTATAACCTTCGGTTGCTTCGGGGGCGTGTTCGCCTTTATCCTTCCACACAATGCCACTGCAGGCTTCAGGTGGTGCGACACAGTAGACGGCATACTCCATCATCAAGACGCGATTTCCGACTGCGATTGCCAAAGCACCACCACTTCCACCTTCGCCGATAATAACAACAAGGATCGGAACCTGCAGCGTCATCATCTCTGCGAGGTTTTCAGCGATCGCCATTGCTTGTCCATATTCTTCGGAACGAAGATCAAAGTGTGCCCCGGGTGTATCAACAAAACAGACTAAGGGGCGGTTGAATTTATCGGCTAACTGCATCAATCGTCTTGCCTTGCGGTAGCCCTCCGGATGCGTGTAACCGAAATTCATTTCCTGTCGCTCTTCAAGGTTCGTGCCTTTCTGTTGCGCAAGGTAAACAAGCGGCTGTCCGTCGAACCATGCAAAACCCCCAACGAGTGCCCGATCGTCACCGTATAGTTTATCGCTGTGGAGTTCGACATGTTCCTCGAAAAGCGCGTTGATATAGAAGGGGGCTTGTGGACGTTGGGTATGACGTGCTAATTTTACTTTATCCCAGCGGCTTAGTTTTTGGAAGGTTCGTTTTGTGAGTTTATTAGCATTCTGCTTTAGTGCCTCAAGTCCTTCTGCGAGGTCCAAGTCCGGATTGATTTGCGCGAAGGTTTCCAATTGTGTGAGGTGTTGTTCCAATTCAATGAGTGGTTTTTCAAATT of the Candidatus Poribacteria bacterium genome contains:
- a CDS encoding acetyl-CoA carboxylase carboxyltransferase subunit alpha; the encoded protein is MNVTELEFEKPLIELEQHLTQLETFAQINPDLDLAEGLEALKQNANKLTKRTFQKLSRWDKVKLARHTQRPQAPFYINALFEEHVELHSDKLYGDDRALVGGFAWFDGQPLVYLAQQKGTNLEERQEMNFGYTHPEGYRKARRLMQLADKFNRPLVCFVDTPGAHFDLRSEEYGQAMAIAENLAEMMTLQVPILVVIIGEGGSGGALAIAVGNRVLMMEYAVYCVAPPEACSGIVWKDKGEHAPEATEGYKPTAPDLLKLEIIDQIIREPLGGAHRDAEAAARNVKRAVRKHLTELMQMTPQQLIQQRYERYRHIGLYGEDQA